A genomic stretch from Anaerococcus mediterraneensis includes:
- a CDS encoding ABC transporter ATP-binding protein, with protein sequence MIEIKNLRKVYDNGFEALKSIDLKIEDGSLVTLLGPSGCGKSTILNIIAGILDPTEGDILFDGESIINKHPKDRDIGMVFQNYALYPHMTVLENIIFPLTVGENKIKKDQAIKIAEKYMEFTYISDIKDKKPNQISGGQQQRVAIARALVKNPKTLLLDEPLSNLDARLRLSIREEIRNIVKSVGVTTIFVTHDQEEALSISDNIALMDKGVIQQFDIPQNLYLEPANLFVAKFIGNPIINVYDLDNTNDSISRDNLFIDKALLVEDRKKEDLNDKAYKVGIRPEHFKIDPDGDLEIKVNSREMIGRYMILHFYILGQPSRMVVDSKLDINPGDMVRISIDHKSIYIFTQDGKRVY encoded by the coding sequence ATGATTGAGATTAAAAATTTGAGAAAAGTGTATGATAATGGTTTTGAGGCCCTAAAGTCCATAGATCTAAAAATAGAAGATGGGTCTCTTGTGACTCTTTTAGGTCCTAGTGGATGTGGCAAATCCACCATCCTAAATATCATAGCCGGTATCCTTGACCCAACTGAGGGAGATATTTTATTTGATGGTGAATCTATCATAAACAAACACCCCAAAGACCGTGATATAGGTATGGTTTTCCAAAACTACGCCCTATATCCACATATGACAGTCCTAGAAAATATTATCTTTCCCCTAACTGTAGGAGAAAACAAGATAAAAAAAGACCAGGCTATAAAGATTGCAGAAAAATATATGGAATTTACCTATATATCTGATATAAAAGATAAAAAGCCAAATCAAATCTCTGGTGGCCAGCAGCAAAGAGTGGCCATAGCCAGGGCCCTAGTCAAAAATCCAAAAACCCTACTTTTAGATGAGCCTTTGAGCAACCTAGATGCAAGGCTTAGGCTATCTATCAGGGAGGAGATTAGAAATATAGTCAAATCTGTTGGTGTTACAACTATTTTTGTAACCCATGACCAGGAGGAGGCCCTATCTATAAGCGATAACATAGCGCTGATGGACAAGGGAGTCATCCAGCAGTTTGATATACCACAAAATCTCTACCTAGAGCCAGCCAATCTTTTTGTGGCCAAATTTATAGGTAACCCTATCATAAATGTCTACGACCTAGATAATACGAATGATTCTATAAGCAGGGACAATCTTTTTATAGACAAGGCCTTGCTAGTAGAGGATAGGAAAAAAGAGGACCTAAATGATAAAGCCTACAAGGTAGGTATCAGACCTGAACATTTCAAGATCGATCCTGATGGGGACTTGGAAATAAAAGTCAATTCCCGTGAGATGATAGGTAGGTACATGATCCTGCATTTTTATATCCTAGGCCAGCCATCAAGGATGGTTGTTGATTCCAAACTTGATATAAATCCTGGCGATATGGTTAGGATTTCTATAGACCACAAATCAATATATATCTTTACCCAAGATGGAAAGAGAGTCTACTGA
- a CDS encoding SH3 domain-containing protein has product MKKILAVLALILVLGGCDKSEYVSKRHPEGENTSVEENINEENPDQEKENPEEIPEKKENKDLPEGVEFRVEDTVNMRLAPSVDSSVVAEISPDDEILNLGETEGWTRVTVNGKTGYIRSDLLIKK; this is encoded by the coding sequence ATGAAAAAAATCCTAGCAGTTTTGGCCCTTATCCTAGTCCTAGGCGGATGTGATAAGAGCGAGTATGTATCTAAAAGACACCCAGAGGGTGAGAATACATCAGTAGAAGAAAATATAAATGAGGAAAATCCTGACCAGGAAAAAGAAAATCCTGAAGAGATCCCTGAGAAAAAGGAGAACAAAGACTTGCCAGAAGGTGTTGAGTTTAGGGTAGAAGATACTGTCAATATGAGGCTGGCCCCATCGGTTGACTCATCAGTAGTCGCAGAGATAAGTCCAGATGATGAGATCCTAAACCTAGGCGAGACCGAAGGATGGACAAGGGTCACAGTCAATGGCAAAACCGGCTATATTAGATCAGACCTTTTGATAAAAAAATAG
- a CDS encoding AAA family ATPase yields the protein MFRKKIDEDREILLQAFYNLEDKISQKLGVGDAVIAFTATAEGTNKIASIYTMAKHLSEENERILVIDTNLRSDELEDLKGSYNNRGFVDLLLGDYHIEDVVVKDDDNLHLLMTGRVSEYEEMFLEPSVIKNFFEDVKDRYDYVFLNVKENIGIAEANVFAGLADKTAIFTTKANSESYLLEESASQLEKAGADIIGVIISDYDYKEDELDDLFGGN from the coding sequence ATGTTTAGAAAAAAAATAGACGAAGATAGGGAGATCCTACTACAAGCTTTTTACAACCTAGAAGATAAGATCAGTCAAAAGCTAGGAGTAGGAGATGCAGTTATAGCCTTTACAGCCACAGCTGAGGGGACAAATAAAATCGCATCAATCTACACCATGGCCAAACACCTCTCAGAAGAAAATGAGAGGATCCTAGTCATAGATACCAACCTAAGAAGCGATGAGCTAGAAGATCTCAAGGGATCATATAATAACAGGGGTTTTGTAGATTTGCTTTTAGGAGACTACCATATTGAGGATGTTGTGGTAAAAGATGACGACAACCTCCACCTCCTTATGACAGGGAGGGTTTCTGAATACGAGGAAATGTTTTTGGAGCCATCAGTTATCAAAAATTTCTTTGAAGATGTCAAAGACAGATATGACTATGTATTTTTGAATGTCAAAGAAAATATAGGCATAGCCGAGGCCAATGTTTTTGCAGGTCTAGCAGATAAGACTGCAATCTTTACGACAAAGGCAAACTCAGAGTCCTACCTATTAGAAGAATCAGCCAGCCAACTAGAAAAAGCTGGAGCTGACATCATAGGGGTGATAATCTCTGACTATGACTACAAAGAAGACGAACTAGATGACCTATTTGGAGGTAATTGA
- a CDS encoding glycosyltransferase family A protein, whose product MRIEVIISAMNVESIDFYKKFNIESDCLIINQAGYNAYEEKTDGDYKIRMITTDTKGSGTSRNIGLLNSTADIIVFADDDEVFEKGYAQKIKDGFIRHPDVDFFVFKTIIYQDGKEIVKVSEEKNLNFYNCLRYGSVHFVFKREAIERKNIHLSTYFGAGTENGSGEDSLFIMSAIKKGLKVRTNTDLLARVYNDGSTWFRGFDEKYFYDKGKLSRALFPKAYRLYIEYFVNKKQKGLFDMIKKDQARKLMLDGANDFGG is encoded by the coding sequence ATGAGAATAGAAGTGATAATCTCTGCAATGAATGTAGAGTCTATAGATTTTTACAAAAAGTTTAATATAGAAAGTGATTGCCTGATTATAAACCAGGCAGGCTACAATGCCTACGAAGAAAAAACTGACGGTGATTATAAAATAAGGATGATCACTACAGATACAAAGGGATCTGGGACCTCTAGAAATATAGGACTTTTAAATTCGACTGCAGATATAATAGTATTTGCAGATGATGATGAGGTTTTTGAGAAAGGCTACGCCCAAAAGATAAAAGATGGTTTTATAAGACATCCTGATGTAGATTTTTTCGTATTTAAGACTATAATTTATCAGGACGGCAAGGAAATTGTCAAAGTAAGCGAAGAAAAAAACCTCAACTTTTATAACTGTCTCAGATACGGGTCTGTCCACTTTGTTTTTAAAAGAGAGGCCATAGAGAGAAAAAATATCCACCTGTCAACATATTTTGGGGCAGGGACAGAAAATGGATCCGGCGAGGACTCGCTTTTTATAATGAGTGCTATCAAAAAAGGTCTAAAGGTCAGGACCAATACTGACCTATTGGCCAGGGTTTATAATGACGGATCGACGTGGTTTAGAGGTTTTGATGAAAAATATTTCTATGACAAGGGCAAGCTTTCAAGGGCACTTTTCCCAAAAGCCTACAGGCTCTATATAGAATATTTTGTAAATAAAAAACAAAAGGGACTTTTTGATATGATAAAAAAAGACCAGGCACGAAAGCTCATGCTAGATGGTGCTAATGATTTTGGAGGATAA
- a CDS encoding glycosyltransferase: MKILFYLALFALFYAMIGYPLTLIILDKLIKRENDQDYGLNPDVSIIISAYNEENVIKKKLENIIKTDYPSYEVIIANDSSTDRTVEICEDFIKDHPQIPIRVNSVKNHLGKTNAQNEAVEVARGEIIVFSDANSMFRSDAIRELVSYFTADDIEYVCGSLIYHEDDDVSSVVAENTYWNFELKMRKIESNIKTIVNGNGAIYAVRKSDYRHIDLVNSHDYELPLYAGLNHKRALYNPKAIAMEKAGQTTADEFKRKVRMQRRILTNIFTNLRRLNIFEYGWFSFFNFNHKTLRYLQAFFHIVLFITNLALLNSGAFYKAFFLGQVAFYTLAVIGQLSEAKSKIFYFPRYYCSMMLAQILGAIGEIRGKSKATWEKAETTRI, from the coding sequence ATGAAAATTTTATTTTACCTAGCCCTCTTTGCTTTGTTTTATGCAATGATCGGCTATCCTCTTACCCTTATAATTTTAGATAAGCTTATAAAAAGAGAAAATGACCAGGATTATGGGCTAAATCCTGATGTTTCTATTATTATTTCAGCCTATAACGAAGAAAATGTTATAAAAAAGAAATTGGAAAATATCATAAAGACTGATTATCCATCATATGAGGTCATAATTGCCAATGACAGCTCGACAGATAGGACTGTAGAGATCTGCGAGGACTTTATAAAGGACCACCCTCAAATCCCAATCAGGGTCAATAGCGTCAAAAACCACCTGGGCAAGACCAATGCCCAAAATGAGGCGGTAGAGGTCGCAAGGGGTGAGATCATAGTTTTTTCTGATGCCAACTCTATGTTTAGGTCAGATGCTATCAGAGAGCTTGTTTCATATTTTACAGCTGATGATATAGAATATGTGTGTGGATCGCTCATTTATCACGAAGATGATGATGTTTCGTCAGTCGTGGCAGAAAACACCTATTGGAATTTCGAGCTAAAAATGAGAAAGATCGAATCAAATATAAAAACTATAGTAAATGGCAATGGGGCCATCTATGCAGTCAGAAAGTCTGATTATAGGCATATAGACCTAGTAAATAGTCACGACTATGAGCTGCCTTTATATGCAGGTCTTAATCACAAAAGGGCTCTTTATAATCCCAAGGCCATAGCCATGGAGAAGGCTGGTCAGACTACAGCTGATGAGTTTAAAAGAAAGGTCAGGATGCAAAGAAGGATCTTGACAAATATTTTCACAAATCTCAGAAGGCTAAATATTTTTGAGTACGGCTGGTTTTCATTTTTTAATTTTAACCACAAGACTCTCAGATATTTGCAGGCTTTTTTCCATATAGTTTTATTTATTACAAACCTAGCCCTCCTAAATAGCGGAGCTTTTTACAAGGCCTTTTTCTTGGGCCAAGTTGCCTTTTACACCCTGGCAGTCATTGGCCAGCTCTCTGAAGCAAAAAGCAAGATATTTTATTTCCCAAGATATTATTGCTCTATGATGCTAGCCCAAATACTGGGAGCTATTGGTGAGATCAGGGGCAAATCCAAGGCGACTTGGGAGAAGGCGGAGACAACAAGGATATAA
- a CDS encoding sodium/glutamate symporter → MQIELDIIQSLGIAILALILGGLIKNKISFFRRFFIPSPVIGGLIISLIIFLLGNFFAYTVVFDKILQDFFMNVFFTSIGLSASFKMLKNSGSLGIKLALAIIILLPLQNIIGVSLAKILGINPLHGIAMGSTSMTGGIGSALSFGKIMEDMGAVANSSIGVAAATFGLLAGSLVGGPTAKRLIDKYSLVSSGSVEIKKSNVTKIINQKTLMEAVIVIGLAGFFGTFINKILLMTGLKFPYYVGCQFGGLVVRNIYDYFKKPINMTNIDTLGSISLNLFLSLALINLKVMAIMALAGPMVIIMLAQAIFISIYTSLVTFRLLGKNYDAAVMVAGHCGVGLGQTPNAMANMEAIIEERGKADTAMFIFPIVLAIAVNLANPIVITFFINLVG, encoded by the coding sequence ATGCAAATAGAACTAGATATCATCCAAAGCCTGGGAATAGCTATCCTTGCCCTCATCCTAGGCGGCCTTATAAAAAATAAAATCAGTTTTTTTAGGCGATTTTTTATCCCCAGCCCCGTCATAGGGGGACTTATAATTTCCCTAATAATTTTTCTTTTGGGCAATTTTTTCGCCTACACCGTAGTTTTTGACAAGATTTTGCAAGATTTTTTCATGAATGTATTTTTCACATCCATTGGATTATCTGCATCATTTAAAATGCTAAAAAACTCTGGCTCTCTTGGTATAAAACTTGCCCTAGCCATAATTATCCTCTTGCCCCTACAAAATATCATCGGAGTAAGCCTTGCCAAAATCCTAGGTATAAATCCCCTCCACGGCATAGCCATGGGATCTACATCTATGACAGGCGGCATAGGATCAGCCCTAAGCTTTGGCAAAATTATGGAGGACATGGGCGCTGTCGCAAACTCATCTATAGGAGTAGCCGCAGCCACCTTTGGCCTATTGGCAGGATCTCTTGTAGGAGGACCAACTGCCAAAAGACTCATTGACAAATACTCGCTTGTAAGTTCTGGATCTGTTGAGATCAAAAAATCAAACGTTACAAAAATTATAAATCAAAAAACCCTGATGGAGGCAGTCATAGTCATAGGTCTTGCAGGATTTTTTGGGACTTTTATAAACAAAATATTACTAATGACCGGCCTAAAATTCCCATATTATGTAGGCTGTCAATTTGGGGGCTTGGTTGTGAGAAATATCTACGACTATTTCAAAAAGCCAATCAACATGACAAATATAGACACCCTGGGATCTATCTCCCTAAACCTATTTTTATCACTCGCCCTCATCAACCTCAAGGTCATGGCAATCATGGCCCTAGCAGGCCCAATGGTGATCATAATGTTAGCCCAGGCAATTTTTATTTCTATATACACAAGCCTAGTTACCTTTAGGCTTTTGGGCAAAAACTATGATGCAGCCGTCATGGTCGCTGGCCACTGCGGAGTAGGCCTAGGCCAAACCCCAAACGCCATGGCAAATATGGAGGCCATCATAGAAGAAAGAGGAAAGGCAGACACAGCCATGTTTATCTTCCCAAT